The window GTTCTCGATAAAATCTCTGGAACGGTTGGCAGAGCAGTTTATGAAAAAATGGTACATCGAATACAGTCACGAATCGATAGCCGAAGGTGCCGTTATAGGTATAGGTGTGGAGAACATATCGATCCTCGCTACCAAGATCATAGAACGTGCGCGGTTATCTTCTTTTACCGAAAAATCTACGCGGTACGTTAGGTTTAAGGAAGGGATGTATTACACTGATCCGAACATCGAATCTTCCGAGTATGCTGAGGAATACCATAGGGTAATGCATCTTCTTTTCAAGACGTACGAAGAATTACAGGAACCGGTTTTAGAATACATCAAGACGGTTACCGATAAGGAACAGTTCGATAACAAGAAGGCATGGTTAAGAGCATGCAAGGCCAGACGGTTTGATGCGTTACGGTATCTGCTTCCCGCGTCCACGCTTACCAGTTTCGGTTGGACGGTTAACGCTAGGGAGTGCAGTTACACGTTGAGCAGTAAACTGTACGCTTCACGGTTGTACGAGTTACGCGTGCTCGCTGAGAAGTTGCACAGAGAATTGAGAAAGGTGGTACCGACGTTGATGTTGAACACTTCTCCGAGCGATTATGTGAGAGAAACCGAACAGAAATTGTACGAGATGGTTAACAGACGCGTTGGATCAGTGGTTCCTGATGCTGATGAAACAAATTCTGCATGTCTGGTTCACGGTCCGGACCCGGTATTTTTAGAGAAGATGATCACCGCATCTCTGATGTACAGATATACGCGTAATCCTGTTAGGTATGCAGACATCGCAGGTATCGTTGATAGGATGAGTTCTGAGGAAAGGAGAACGTTTTATGCAGAAGTGATGAAAAGGGTTACCCGCAAAGACCGCCCATTAAGGGAGCTTGAACATGTGTATTTCACGTTTGAGTTGACGCTAGATTACGGCGCGTTCAGGGATATCCAGAGGCATAGGATGACTACTCAGACCGAGCAACCGCTCACAGCTTTCTTAGGTTACGATGTGCCCGAGGACGTTGCGAATGCTGGAAAAGAGTACGAGGAAAAGTTCAGGTTTGCTATGGACGAAGCGAGGAGGTTGTTTGAAAAGATGTACGTTGATATGCCCGACGAAGCCCAGTACGTAGTGCCTTTAGGTTTTCGTAAACGGGTCCTCATCACATTGAACCTGCGTGAACTTTTCTACGTGATCAGATTAAGGAGCAGTAAACAGGGTCATCCGTCGTACCGTCGCATAGCACAGCAGATGTACCGCGAGATAGAAAAACGTTATCCGTGGATAGCAGAGTTTCTTGTCTGCGATTTTGATGAGCACGAACTCGGCAGGTATTCTGCAGAGGCGCGTAAACCGTACTGAACATAGTCCTTCGGATCGGTGGTTACTGTGAATGTAACCGGTTTTATCAAGACCTATTTCACAGATTATATGTGGATGCATAAGGGATACAACCTTGTGAACACTGTGACGTATGCGTTGATCGCAATATGCGCTCTTTATCTGATATACCGATTGTTTAAACGTACTCACGTGGTCATCGATAAAGTTTTTGTTTTGAACGTTATACCTTTCATCCTTCTAGGGTCAACGGTTCGTGTCGTTACCGATTCCATAGACACAGGGGTAATGCAACAGTATTCGTCAAATCCGGTTTACAGTTTTATCCTGAATTCTCACGTGTACGATTACGGATATTTCACTGTAACGCCGGGGATATACATCGTGACAACCGTTCTCATGTTGGTTTCTTTGTACATATTCAAACTCTTCAAGAGAGAAAACATGTTCGGGATACCCGCATTGATACTCTGGACGATTCATTTCTTTATCTTACTACCTATGGCTAAGAACTGGGTATATGCGGTTCTGATAATCATCCTTACACTTTCCGTATACATTGCGGCGAAACTCGTCAGGAAGAAGTATAACCTTTCGGAATGGAC is drawn from Candidatus Micrarchaeota archaeon and contains these coding sequences:
- a CDS encoding DUF63 family protein produces the protein MWMHKGYNLVNTVTYALIAICALYLIYRLFKRTHVVIDKVFVLNVIPFILLGSTVRVVTDSIDTGVMQQYSSNPVYSFILNSHVYDYGYFTVTPGIYIVTTVLMLVSLYIFKLFKRENMFGIPALILWTIHFFILLPMAKNWVYAVLIIILTLSVYIAAKLVRKKYNLSEWTDYMVIAQGLDGAATFVSIDIYNRFSEACTMFSRCYREQHVLSSYLGQHTFFVFFVVKVTLALLAGFYLTYVYRHKEINEQVLAYLALIVITIGLAPGIRDTLRLWVGA
- a CDS encoding FAD-dependent thymidylate synthase, coding for MEKKSKERPTLEKKVSRRPTAFSRVPPFHESVDRGIDEIDRKILNRFFTNVDDNVFVARDLPPEVWALFQARYSRSTAGLRESFIELLRDSPEEYKLLRDLAESGQLERFSIKSLERLAEQFMKKWYIEYSHESIAEGAVIGIGVENISILATKIIERARLSSFTEKSTRYVRFKEGMYYTDPNIESSEYAEEYHRVMHLLFKTYEELQEPVLEYIKTVTDKEQFDNKKAWLRACKARRFDALRYLLPASTLTSFGWTVNARECSYTLSSKLYASRLYELRVLAEKLHRELRKVVPTLMLNTSPSDYVRETEQKLYEMVNRRVGSVVPDADETNSACLVHGPDPVFLEKMITASLMYRYTRNPVRYADIAGIVDRMSSEERRTFYAEVMKRVTRKDRPLRELEHVYFTFELTLDYGAFRDIQRHRMTTQTEQPLTAFLGYDVPEDVANAGKEYEEKFRFAMDEARRLFEKMYVDMPDEAQYVVPLGFRKRVLITLNLRELFYVIRLRSSKQGHPSYRRIAQQMYREIEKRYPWIAEFLVCDFDEHELGRYSAEARKPY